Proteins co-encoded in one Odontesthes bonariensis isolate fOdoBon6 chromosome 24, fOdoBon6.hap1, whole genome shotgun sequence genomic window:
- the LOC142375322 gene encoding cysteine-rich venom protein TEL1-like: MSTDKRTWSNAIQAWYNEVKNFRYGVGSINGGVVGHCTQVVWHDSNKIGCAVAYCPNAKYKYFYVCHYCRPGNYQLTRPYKSGPSCGDCPGSCDNKLCRK; encoded by the exons ATGTCCACTGACAAGAGAACCTGGTCTAATGCTATCCAGGCCTGGTACAACGAGGTGAAGAATTTCCGCTACGGAGTTGGATCCATCAACGGAGGAGTGGTCGGACACTGCACACAG GTTGTTTGGCACGATTCTAACAAGATTGGCTGTGCTGTGGCCTACTGTCCCAACGCTAAATACAAGTACTTCTACGTCTGCCACTACTGCCGACC TGGAAACTACCAGCTTACTCGACCCTACAAGTCAGGACCCTCCTGTGGCGACTGCCCCGGCTCCTGTGACAACAAACTGTGCA GAAAATAA
- the LOC142375649 gene encoding cysteine-rich venom protein TEL1-like, with translation MYTLSFLCVLSLVAALQVPVTSADSEPTEVTTILTTATEQNEIVNKHNQLRRGVQPTASNMLKMSWNSEAGANALKWAKTCSMSHSPSSSRVISTSGCGENLFMSTDKRTWSNAIQAWYNEVKNFRYGVGSINGGVVGHCTQVVWHDSNKIGCAVAYCPNAKYKYFYVCHYCRP, from the exons ATGTACACTCTGTCTTTCCTGTGTGTCCTGAGCCTCGTTGCTGCCCTTCAGGTGCCTGTCACCTCGGCAGATTCTGAGCCCACGGAAGTga ccACCATCCTGACCACCGCCACTGAACAGAACGAGATTGTGAACAAGCATAATCAACTGAGGAGAGGTGTGCAGCCCACTGCTAGCAACATGTTGAAAATG AGCTGGAACAGTGAAGCTGGAGCCAACGCTCTGAAATGGGCCAAGACCTGCTCCATGTCGCACAGCCCTTCCAGCTCCAGAGTGATCAGCA CCAGCGGCTGTGGGGAGAATCTGTTCATGTCCACTGACAAGAGAACCTGGTCTAATGCTATCCAGGCCTGGTACAACGAGGTGAAGAATTTCCGCTACGGAGTTGGATCCATCAACGGAGGAGTGGTCGGACACTGCACACAG GTTGTTTGGCACGATTCTAACAAGATTGGCTGTGCTGTGGCCTACTGTCCCAACGCTAAATACAAGTACTTCTACGTCTGCCACTACTGCCGACCGTAA